In Rhinolophus ferrumequinum isolate MPI-CBG mRhiFer1 chromosome 7, mRhiFer1_v1.p, whole genome shotgun sequence, the following proteins share a genomic window:
- the ASL gene encoding argininosuccinate lyase yields MASESGKLWGGRFVGAVDPIMEKFNSSITYDQHLWEVDVQGSKAYSRGLEKAGLLTKAETDQILRGLDKVAEEWAQGTFKLNPNDEDIHTANERRLKELIGETAGKLHTGRSRNDQVVTDLRLWMRQNCSTLSALLWELIRTMVDRAEAERDILFPGYTHLQRAQPIRWSHWILSHAVALTRDSERLLEVQKRINVLPLGSGAIAGNPLGVDRELLRAALNFGAITVNSMDATSERDFVAEFLFWASLCMTHLSRMAEDLILYGTKEFSFVQLSDAYSTGSSLMPQKKNPDSLELIRSKAGRVFGRCAGLLMTLKGLPSTYNKDLQEDKEAVFEVSDTMSAVLQVATGVISTLQVNRENMAQALSPDMLATDLAYYLVRKGMPFRQAHEASGKAVFMAETKGVALNQLSLQELQTISRLFTGDVSQVWDYGHSVEQYAALGGTARSSVDWQIGQVRALLRAQQA; encoded by the exons ATGGCATCGGAG AGCGGGAAGCTGTGGGGCGGCCGGTTTGTGGGTGCTGTGGACCCCATCATGGAGAAGTTCAACTCGTCCATCACCTACGACCAGCACCTGTGGGAAGTGGACGTTCAGGGCAGCAAGGCCTATAGCCGGGGCCTGGAGAAGGCAGGGCTCCTTACCAAGGCTGAGACGGACCAGATACTCCGAGGCCTGGACAAG GTGGCTGAGGAGTGGGCCCAGGGCACCTTCAAGCTAAATCCCAATGATGAGGACATCCACACAGCCAATGAGCGGCGTCTGAAG GAACTCATTGGGGAAACTGCCGGGAAACTGCACACAGGACGAAGTCGGAATGACCAG GTGGTCACAGACCTCAGGCTGTGGATGCGGCAGAACTGCTCCACACTGTCTGCTCTCCTCTGGGAGCTCATCAGAACCATGGTGGACCGGGCAGAGGC GGAACGTGACATCCTCTTCCCAGGGTACACACACCTGCAAAGGGCTCAGCCCATCCGCTGGAGCCACTGGATCCTGAG CCATGCCGTGGCACTGACCAGAGACTCTGAGAGGCTGCTGGAGGTGCAGAAGCGGATCAACGTTCTGCCTCTAGGGAG CGGGGCCATTGCAGGCAATCCTCTGGGTGTGGATCGGGAGCTGCTCCGAGCAG CACTGAACTTTGGGGCCATCACTGTCAACAGCATGGATGCTACCAGTGAGCGAGACTTTGTGG CTGAGTTCCTGTTCTGGGCTTCGCTGTGCATGACCCATCTCAGCAGGATGGCGGAGGACCTCATCCTCTATGGCACCAAGGAGTTCAGCTTTGTGCAGCTCTCAGATGCCTACAG CACTGGAAGCAGCCTGATGCCCCAGAAGAAAAACCCAGACAGCCTGGAGCTGATCCGGAGCAAGGCCGGGCGAGTGTTTGGACGG TGTGCTGGGCTCCTGATGACCCTCAAGGGGCTTCCAAGCACCTACAACAAGGACTTACAG GAGGACAAGGAAGCCGTGTTTGAAGTGTCAGACACCATGAGTGCCGTCCTCCAGGTGGCCACTGGCGTCATCTCTACGCTGCAG GTTAACCGTGAGAACATGGCGCAGGCTCTTAGTCCTGACATGCTGGCCACTGACCTCGCCTACTACCTGGTCCGCAAAGGG ATGCCATTTCGCCAGGCTCACGAGGCCTCTGGGAAAGCCGTGTTCATGGCTGAGACCAAAGGGGTCGCCCTCAACCAGCTGTCGCTGCAGGAGCTACAGACCATCAG CCGCCTGTTCACGGGTGACGTGAGCCAAGTGTGGGACTACGGGCACAGTGTGGAGCAGTATGCTGCCTTGGGTGGCACCGCGCGCTCTAGTGTCGACTGGCAGATCGGCCAGGTGCGAGCACTGCTGCGGGCACAGCAGGCCTAG